The Malus domestica chromosome 08, GDT2T_hap1 genomic interval tcttatgttttgtttctttgttttgctcgaggacaagcaaaagctaagtgtgggggaatttgataggagcatatttatgcgacttagtatgtttgttttcttgcatttatgttcttagttcttagttatgttagtagtttaagccatttttgtgtgtttgtaggttctatgggccaaggatgcaagaagatgcattttggagcactttggagcatttttgggccaagattggatggtgcaaacatggagacatgaggatggacgaatttgatgattcaatgggctagaaatctacatgtgtgtgtgcaaagtgttggcctacaacttcaaacatcatagctgccatgtgatggcagaaaatgtgtttattgctagctaaatggatgaagaacatgcatgtgcaagtataaacaccacatgggcagcaagaaggaaagaaaacagcaacacacacaccacatgggcagcaaggaatcagaaattaaagcatggaagagtgggaagtgatgatgacaacacaaacacacacacacggcaatggaatggagttggcagatttctacaactttgatcagctgactttgggagcaaattgcgaacagctcagaatgaattagagaatgagccttatatgcttggaaagctacagatgtctattttctagaacatttcgcggattgttaatatcatttttctagaagaagttataggcatttgagtaagggaaggtctagctgacgacaacttgcagattggaattgaaagcaaacaaaagaaaagaaataaaacaaggggagtgaatggacagcagaaaagcaaggaaattggaccactatgaagtggatttcttgttggtctcccacttatagctttgggtggctttggcatgattatttctaggtggaaagagcacaaagacagcacacacacacaaggcaaaaagctggcagcatcttccttcattgccgtgggttttttttcccttgtccATTACCTTGCAATTGCTTGACATTTCCAACCTCTATATAAGCACCATTCAGCCTTCAAGGATGACACACAGCCATTCATACACATTTccattagttccaaggcttgcaaagaaggaggagtgcttggagttgtgctagccattccattggagttgttggagcattctaggtgtcttctactttgtttctctatgtttaatatcaattgtttttgtttaattgcaagtatgaggaactaaacccttacttagctagggtgaagttcgaagccatgaacatgtttgagatatgaattgatttcttccaattgtgatttaataagttgtgaatgcaattcaattaactactttcttcaaaactaattcttgtatgttgattaaggatgcatacttagttttcatgcatgaatttgatgctaggatataaatgagtttcacctaatcgttacaagtttatattcattggtagtgaaggttgctagtcacaatcgcgttaattgaattcttggcaaacgtatcatgcattcatagttacgaatgcctcgttaacacttatgattttcatagaacgtaatgatctttaattgtatctctattatgcattcatgtagaggacttttggagaataatttggattgtcgtatgcattcatccaattcaataaatcaaggaaaatctgagaattaattagtgcatcacggttaatctggggtgttgagtttcataatctattgaaaagcaattggaaatcaattcatgtacaagtgtgtcatgtgtgaagaatggatctctagctaatccatcaaccatctatttagttttactttttgttgttatctcaatctcatccaaaccaatacctcccatttactttcttgtatcgaagtgtgtttaagtttgtttagtttgtgccttaaagtgttttgaactctttgagtctagtttagtgttttaaaacctacttttgtgtttttaagtttcttcttatattcttgagtcttatatttgttgattagcatccctagttaatccccggtctagaacgatccctacttgcatcattactacaattgtcatcaatagggtttaatttgtgtgtcaagtaattctcacatcagtcattggtgtgtgtgacatcaagacaagtacgtaggtgctcagtagagaatgagttcactgaacgcgatcaacgaagagttctcatactcatgtcacatgagaactcatggttgggataatgcaaagtactcctttgacctgagtcatcacaattgtcttgtggttaagtccttgatctttgattatgtcaaacgtcattccattggagtgtccacggcatcgttggggttaagccacttagccatggaggcaagtgaatgcgcaacaagggatctctaaccttcaaactgtttgagggagaatactctatgatatgatttagaatctctggccagagtatgaatgagatttagaaaagtcgttctaaatcacattcaaggtaatcatataagcatacgaatcacattggatagtagacatggataaataaactatcaaaccaaacaatgtggtcaggagtattagattagagaaagaccgtattgcatttgtaatcccaaactgaataggttttctctacctcttctgattagcttgggtaaccatgatatgctgcaaggtgtcactcatggtttgtggaagccctaaacgtgtgtaatcactaaagggagaattgaaagtaagtttcaattcacaatcgatataaaatggttttaatcgcccactgcctcgctaaaaggaacctaatggatcgcacaccgtgtaaggtggagattgaagaaataatggagatgagtaagaatgattaaatggtttaatcatttatttatggcaaggattaattaatatgttaattaagcaaacgaataagttcgttaaagacctcgggatagttttggacattaaggcccaatgggctttgaacgtcaagcccattgacttaagttgtatgacaacttaatgaataatgattcacaaaggcctaattagcccaaaaataccctagggccggccatgatgctaagggtagtgaacttggacttatttacaagtttgccactcaaatgaataaaggtataaatatgactttatagcctaaaattcattagggtttgttttggagaaaattggagagaacatgtctctccatttctctctaaagaggccggccaccttgagggtgcatcttgcaatcccactactccaaggtcactcatttcttctccaatctctccttggtgaagagacttagaggttccctattttgggaacttagagaaacctattcatccatccaaatctatagatttaagatgcgaggaatgaaggccctctctttgggtgattagcctttgcttatgcaaagaggaatctacaaaggtataaatttcaactcactttgttttgagttgagttttggttcaccaatctactaggctttgaatttcatggttaatgttttgtttttaagtgcatgcaagcatgattccgcctttaattgttaattgcatgcttattgatgttgcttaaatgaacatgttttcacaaaataatccttcaaaatgtccgtaaagtatcatcacatgattggttttagggcacatttccaacaaagttgtgaatgaaatatggatgaaatgaTAGCTAAAGGATTCTCTCCACACAAGaatcatatgcatacaaatcgatttccagttattcttcctataaaccatgaatgacaatgccgcAAATTAACTATGAACAACACcaattaacactaagattttcttaagttcattgaattggactcagcgacgcaaccaaattattcttctcaagttccctaactatgaaaaacatgatatagatgtcaaagatcattaagttctatgaaaatcataagcattgacaaagcattcataactatgaaaagcatgatactcatgccaagaatttacttaactgaatCATGACTaatgacttttactacttgcaaatataaattcataacgattaggtgaaattcccttatattctagcatcaaatctcCGCATggaaactaagtatgcatccttaataaacatacaagaataagttctctataaagTAGATAGGTAAAttgcattcatgttttatgaaacaattactggatgtaatcaatttatataaaatttatgATCAatgcttcgaattcacctctagctaaaaagaaacttagttaaacatgttcatcataattgaaaagcaatctaaattaaacattgaaacttaaaaaaaaaagagaaagaactctgaaaattccatcaacttcaatggatgaatggtagGTGCAGCACACCTCTTTTTTCAACGTTGCAGAacacttcatatatatatagggcacaactagggttttctttagaatgaatgaaaagagaggaaaaatagGTAATCAGAATTGAGAAATTTGCCTGGCaagtaaaaatgacaaaaaggcAAGTTTTTATGGGGTAAATGAGGCTACAAGATATTCCAAAGTGATCCCAGCAACATAGCCCTTATTTTGCACGTTTTTGCCTTATTTGGCACCTCCAAATCCGGCTAGATATCCCAATTCCTTTCCCATTCTATTCCTGGTCATCTAACAAGCCAAATTCATTTTTGATTCTTTATTTGGACTTCAAAACAAGTAACAACTTCTCTCCAACtaggattcctctttcttgtgtaattccttACCTTCCaaccctcaactttaatttctctAGATTTTAGCACATGTTTAACACCTTTTAAACACCACAACGTCCATCTCATatgctatccaatccaagtccaaaactgctccaaattgctccatttaaCTATTTATTGTCCTCTTTACCAACTGGACCTACAATaaaacgaaaataacttaaattactataataaatggaaattaattaagtaagtgcaaagaaataagataacaaagtcgcataaatatgctcctatcattcatCCACACTCAAAACTCCACCCATTCTATACACTCTAACATCACCGAAGGCTCATCCCGACAGgctgttcttggagaagttcaacatcagaattgcttcaagggtttCCTCTCTCTTTGATTTAGTTTCACTCATGTTGTGTATTTCCAATTTCATCTCTATGAACatgatgtgtaactaaattcatAGCTATGGATTTCGATGTAACCTTGCACAATTAACCCATgtttttatgttaaaatattCAATTCACCAATCTGTCTCTTGTTTCATTCATTGAAtcttttgttaaatttgtttgttaattttaatgattgatcaccattaggttTTCTTACAGATCATTTGATCAAGATTATAGTaagacatgtgaatgaatgaagagaATGCTATGCAAACATCCTGCCATgtattttctttggttcttgAACGTTTTCTTGCATGCTAAAGACTCTTAATTTGGAACCGAAGTTGAACATCCCAATTAGGTTGTAGATTAGGAGAATTTGATCAAAACCACACATCATATGGTTGATCATGTATATGTAAAACGAACTCTGGAAACAAGTTGGTAATTGAATACGATTTAACTTTGTAAACATGGAATTGGTTTTGTAATGGTAAACTCGAAATCCCTGGACCCATCCTCATCGTTTCTTAATCAACATATCATTCGTTGTTAcatttttcttgcatttttagTTATTCTCATTAACAGCACAAAACCTACATTCAATTTGTTATTTTCATTGTTTAGTTAGAGTTCTTTCAAGGCTAGTAATTTATAAAGGTCTAATCAGTCCCTGTGGTTTGAtacccttacttgtgccattatactaACCATTTATTGTACTCGGAAGGAACACAACAAAATTATGGCATCATTGCCTGGGACTGATTTCAGCCCCCTATAATTGCTTGTTCTTCAAACCTTAtctattttcatttttagtttagatttctaaatttcattttttttctttctatttcttaGGTAGTATATGTCCGATAAACTTACTAAGATAGGCCAAAGACTTGAACATATAAAGAGCAACACTTTTGAGAACTTTCTATCAACTAGTGCTCAAATTAACCGTGAAGAAGAGGACGATCAATCTTCTAGATCAGCGAGGGTTGGTTAATGGCTTTAGCACCTGGTTCGCTCACTACTTGGGATGCCGTAGCTAAGAAatttttgaagaaatttttCTCTACTCGAAAGACAACTACTTTGAGAAGGCAAATCTTCAACTTTACACAATATGATGGAGAACCTTTCAATGAATGTTGGGAGCATTTTAAAGGGCTTTTGCTCAATGTCCACACCATGGGTTACCTTTTTACTTACAAATGCAATTTTTTTATGATAGATTAACCCAAACATGTCAATCTACTGTTGACAATGCAGCAGGTGGAGCTTTGAAGAAAAATAATGCTCAAGAGTCATATAACATCTATGAGATGTTGGGATCTAGTGCTTAACACAAAGATACAAGAGGTATATGAGTTGGAGTGTATGAAATGAGCTCTAATAATGATCTTGCATTGCAGGTGGCTGGTTTGGAAAAGAAGCTTGATTTTGTGCTCAATATGGTGCCTAAGATAACTGAGGTGTGTGCCATTTGCAACATACCAGGTCATCCTCTTTATCAATGCTCAAGTAATGAGGCTTATCCCGAATTCATCCAAGAGCAAGTGAATCTTATGAACTCTTACAAATTATAGGCCACGAAATGACCCATTCTCTAATACATACAACCTTGGTTAGAGAGATCATCCCAATCTCTCATGGAAAAATAACAATCagtttcaaaatttccaacCAAAGCATGCTAATACACTTGAAGATACAGTCAAATTGCTAGCCTAAAACACCGTTCAATTCTAGCAAACTACCAATAGTACTCTCCAACAACATTTGGCTGCTTTATTGATGTGAaactagcacacaaattaaaccctcttttaatATTTGTAGTatgtgtaagtagggatcgttctaggccggggattaggagggactgCTAATCAACTCAAATTAGACTCAATTATActtaactagacttaaaaacactaaactagactcttatgactcgagactgactcaaactactcaaaactacacaaaacaaataaattgactcaaaactaacactaaggatgactttggatgaaatttgaactaaaaagactcaaaacattaaaaagacACCagttggacagattctaacctaAAACACGAAATAGAAAGGGGGGTtggtttttggacgaatttaagacttaaACTAAATTGCTTGCAGAAAACAAACTAATTGCTATGAATTTAGGGTGTTTTAAGAGGTGAATGGCTAGCTAGAAGgcccttctccacacatgacacatatacatacgaatcaatttccagttattcttcctataaaccatgaatgacaatgccatAAATTAACTGTgaacatcactaattaaccctcagattttcctaagttcattgaattggactcagtgttgcaaccaaattattcttatcaagttccctgcACGAATAGCacgatagagatacatatcaaagatcattaagttctatgaaaatcataagcattgacaaggtattcgtaactatgaacaacatgatactcttgccaggaattttacttaacacgatcatgACCAGTGACCTCCACTACTCGTAAagataagttcataactattaggtgaaactcccttatattttagcatcaaattcatgcatgcaaaccaagtgtgcacccttaatcaacatacaagaataagttctgaattaaacagttaagcaaattgcattcaggATTCATGGACtaataactgaaagtaatcaattcatatgcaatatatgttcatggctttgaattcatcTCTAGCCAAAACGAGTTTAGTTCTTCATGTCCACACTTAAACAaagataatttaaattaaacattgaaaacaaaagataaaataCACCTAagaatgctccagcaatccaatggtcttgaatggcaaggcACGGCAAAGGGTCTTATCTCCTTTCTCCTTGCAAAGCTGTGGCACAAGAAGGATTTTCTGTGTATGATGGATGTGTGGTGTTTGGTGCGAAATTGTGGTGAGAAATGGGTAAATTCTGAGTGTTGTGGGaattgtatttatagggagaaggGAAGGCATGGCATAGGCTGAGAATGAAGGGAATTAGGACTCCAAATTAGCAAGGAAAGATGACACTTCTCATCAGATTCCATCGAGGAAACTGAATAGTCTTTGCATTAGGAAATATAGCTTCTAGAAGGGCTAGGTGTGGCACCAATTTAAGGATAGGGTCttggcttctagaaacctgatttgtAGGTGCTTTAATGTGAAATTGATCCCCCATTtcagctggaattaaggtaggataagattaggaaaggataagataagataaggttagtttggataagataaggttggataatattttggataatgttccttctttttagctgattccttatgttctttgtcttgactttattttctttatcttttcagcatattcctagcctcttgaacttcaaaaatgttcatccaccttgctccatgcatgtgttatccattcttggcccaaaactgcttcaaaatgctccaaattgcactttcttgccaactttgtcattcaaacctaaaaacacacgaaaatagcttaaatcactatgaTAAAcagaaactagctatgaaaatgcaagaaaacatgctgactaagtcgcataaatatgctcctatcatctaACTAAAATTAAGACACAATTAGGTCAGATTGCCGATGCTTTGAGTCAAAGAGAGCTGGGAAGTTTCCGAGACAATCAATGATACTTCAAAGGAACCAAGAGCAAGCCAAAACAATTATTACACTTAGAAGTGGTAAGGTTATTAATAATGGAGTTGGCAGTGAAGTTACTAATGAATTTGATCATGTTAATATAGGTGCAACTCAAGAAGAGAATGAGAAACCAAATGACGAACCAAGCAATATCACTTCTTCATTTGAATCACCAAATCTCCACAAGGTTGAAAAACCTTACACTCCTCCCATCCCATTTCCTAGAAGACTTGCCAAAAGCAAGCATGATAAGTCATTTAAAgaaatttttgatattttaagTAAAGTGAATGTTAATTTACCATTGCTTTATGTCTCCAACAACTATAAGAGGAAGTATGGACCTAATGAGAAGGTGATAGTGTCTGAAAATGTGAGTGTTGTGCTTCAAAGAAAGCTCCCACCAAAACTCAAAGATCCAAGCAGTTTTTCTATCAATGTCACTATTGGAGACAAGTTAGTTGACAAGGCTATGCTCGATTTGGGTGCTAGCATCAATCTAATGCCTTATTTAGTGTATTTTCAACTAGGTTTGGGGGATTTGAAGGCAACAACCATTTCATTGCAACTTGCTGATTGATCAGTGAAATATGCAAGAGGTATAGTTGAAGATATCTTAGTTCAAGTTGACAAACTAATTTTGCATGCTGATTTTGTAGTTTTGGACATGGAAGAGGCTCCTATACATGGTCGTGAGTTACTAATTTTGCTTGCGAGACCTTTTATGGCCACTAGAAAGACTATCATAGACGTGCAAAATGGTCTTCTCACCATGATCGTGCTAAGAGAAACTATACAATTCAAAGTGTTTGAATCTCTTTCTTACCCTTCTAGTTCACTTGATTGTTGTTCGATTGATGTGTTTGATACACTTgttcagtgttctaaaaaaggGCCTAGGCGGCGCCTAGGTACTAGGCAGGTTGGAATCGAGGCAATTTTGTGCAAAACGGCTAAAAAAATCAGGCTGGCTCTAGGCGGCCCTCGGCGGCGCCTAGGAGGGCTAGGCAGTGCTAGGCGGCTGGGCGATTTTTATTAAGCCTAAGTTCAAAGTTCTAACCCGTGCCCTGCACTTTCTTTTACTCTGTCTAATttcacaaacaaaaacaaaaccaagctGCCGTCGTCTCGCTCAAACTCTCAACTGCAGTACACAATGCTTGCAAGTGATTGTGCTTCCAGTCTCCAAGACCAAGTGCTTGCGAATCTCGATTGTGCTTCCAATAGCTTTGCCGATTTCACCTCAGGTAAGAATACAGGTAATCTTTCCA includes:
- the LOC114826283 gene encoding uncharacterized protein; translated protein: MILQRNQEQAKTIITLRSGKVINNGVGSEVTNEFDHVNIGATQEENEKPNDEPSNITSSFESPNLHKVEKPYTPPIPFPRRLAKSKHDKSFKEIFDILSKVNVNLPLLYVSNNYKRKYGPNEKVIVSENVSVVLQRKLPPKLKDPSSFSINVTIGDKLVDKAMLDLGASINLMPYLVYFQLGLGDLKATTISLQLAD